In Prosthecomicrobium sp. N25, one DNA window encodes the following:
- the lptG gene encoding LPS export ABC transporter permease LptG: MIGRTLGFYIARRFARSILLLFLFSAAIIFLFDFLELFRRSVDRPGVTTGLVVAGSLLRVPWIAEQTLPFATLFGSMAAFLGLSRSLELVVARAAGVSVWQFTMPALLVALGIGVVGTVAYNPLAAYAKERADEIAMRIFGRDPRLEAMAATDTWLRQDGPQGESILHARRALDQGARLGDVTVMSFDKTGRFQSRIDAAEARFADGVWILSDARVRREGAAPLDQPVVTLPTYLTLEQIRERAADPDTVPFWALDDYIELARNAGLPAFRYELQYQTLVARPLLLAAMVLIAGTVSLHVFRFGNVGRLILGGVTAGFVLYVVGEVARDLGGVGLVPPVLAAWTPALVASLMGFTILLYREDG, translated from the coding sequence ATGATCGGACGCACTCTCGGCTTCTACATCGCCCGGCGCTTCGCGCGCTCGATCCTGCTCCTCTTCCTGTTCTCCGCCGCGATCATCTTCCTCTTCGACTTCCTGGAGCTGTTCCGCCGGTCCGTCGACCGGCCCGGAGTCACCACGGGGCTCGTGGTGGCGGGCTCGCTCCTGCGGGTGCCCTGGATCGCCGAGCAGACCCTGCCCTTTGCGACCCTGTTCGGCTCGATGGCGGCCTTCCTGGGCCTGTCCCGGAGCCTGGAGCTCGTGGTGGCTCGGGCCGCGGGGGTTTCGGTGTGGCAGTTCACCATGCCGGCGCTGCTGGTCGCGCTGGGCATCGGGGTGGTCGGGACGGTCGCCTACAATCCGCTCGCCGCCTACGCGAAGGAGCGGGCGGACGAGATCGCGATGCGCATCTTCGGCCGCGATCCGCGGCTCGAGGCGATGGCGGCGACCGACACGTGGCTGCGCCAGGACGGGCCGCAGGGGGAATCGATCCTGCACGCGCGGCGCGCGCTCGACCAGGGCGCCAGACTCGGTGACGTCACGGTGATGAGCTTCGACAAGACCGGCCGCTTCCAGTCGCGCATCGACGCCGCGGAGGCGCGCTTCGCGGACGGGGTCTGGATCCTCTCGGACGCACGCGTGCGTCGGGAGGGGGCGGCACCGCTGGACCAGCCGGTCGTCACCTTGCCGACCTACCTGACGCTCGAGCAGATTCGGGAGCGGGCCGCGGACCCGGACACGGTCCCGTTCTGGGCGCTCGACGACTATATCGAGCTCGCCCGCAACGCCGGCCTGCCCGCCTTCCGGTACGAACTGCAGTACCAGACGCTGGTCGCGCGGCCGCTGCTCCTCGCAGCCATGGTGTTGATCGCAGGGACGGTTTCGCTCCACGTGTTTCGTTTCGGCAACGTCGGGCGGCTCATTCTCGGTGGCGTGACCGCGGGCTTCGTGCTTTATGTCGTCGGTGAGGTGGCCCGGGATCTGGGCGGCGTCGGGCTGGTTCCCCCGGTCCTCGCGGCTTGGACACCGGCCCTCGTGGCGTCCTTGATGGGGTTCACGATCCTGTTGTACCGGGAGGACGGCTAG